One stretch of Excalfactoria chinensis isolate bCotChi1 chromosome 2, bCotChi1.hap2, whole genome shotgun sequence DNA includes these proteins:
- the RALBP1 gene encoding ralA-binding protein 1, with amino-acid sequence MTECFLPPTSSPSEHRRVEHSGGLARTPSSEEISPTKFPGLYRTGEPSPPHDSLHEPPDIVSDDEKEHGKKKGKFKKKEKRTEGYAAFQEDSSGDEAESPSKLKRSKGIHVFKKPSFSKKKEKDFKIKEKPKDEKHKEDKHKEDKHKEKKSKDLTAADVVKQWKEKKKKKKPIQEPEIPQVDVPSHRPVFGIPLSDAVDRTMMYDGIRLPAVFRECIDYVEKYGMKCEGIYRVSGIKSKVDELKAAYDREESPNLEEYEPNTVASLLKQYLRELPENLLTKELMPRFEDACGKNTEAEKVQECQRLLKELPECNHLLISWLIVHMDHVIAKELETKMNIQNISIVLSPTVQISNRVLYVLFTHVQEFFGNVTLKQVTKPLRWSNMATMPALPETQESIKEEIRRQEFLLNCLHRDLQAGIKDLSKEERLWEVQRILTALKRKLREAKRQECETKIAQEIASLSKEDVSKEEMNENEEVINILLAQENEILTEQEELLAMEQFLRRQIASEKEEIDRLRAEIAEIQSRQQHGRSETEEYSSESESESEDEEELQVILEDLQRQNEELEIKNNHLNQAIHEEREAIIELRVQLRLLQRAKSEQQEEEEAEKRGGASQQQRDGVLETKAAKEQPKASKEQQVKPSPSKDRKETPI; translated from the exons ATGACCGAGTGCTTCCTGcctcccaccagcagccccagtgAACACCGTCGGGTAGAACACAGTGGGGGTCTCGCTCGGACTCCCAGCTCTGAAGAGATCAGCCCTACAAAATTCCCTGGGTTGTACCGTACTGGTGAGCCTTCGCCACCTCATGACAGCCTGCATGAGCCTCCAGATATAGTATCAGATGATGAAAAGGAGcatgggaagaagaaaggaaaatttaaaaagaaagaaaaaagaa CGGAAGGTTATGCTGCCTTCCAAGAGGACAGTTCCGGCGATGAAGCTGAAAGCCCTTCCAAGTTGAAGCGGTCCAAGGGAATACATGTCTTCAAGAAACCCAGCTTTtccaaaaaaaaggaaaaggattttaaaataaaagagaaaccCAAAGATGAAAAACACAAGGAAGACAAGCATAAGGAAGAcaaacacaaagagaagaagTCAAAAGACTTAACTGCGGCAGATGTTGTAAAACagtggaaagagaagaagaaaaagaaaaagccaattCAAGAGCCAGAGATACCTCAAGTGGATGTTCCAAGTCACAGACCCGTGTTTGGCATTCCGTTGTCTGACGCAGTAGACAGGACCATGATGTATGACGGCATCCGCCTGCCTGCAGTTTTCCGTGAATGTATAGATTACGTAGAGAAGTATGGCATGAAGTGTGAAGGCATCTACAGAGTTTCAG gaatAAAGTCAAAAGTTGATGAGCTCAAAGCAGCCTATGACCGAGAAGAATCTCCCAACCTGGAAGAATATGAGCCCAATACAGTAGCCAGCTTGCTGAAGCAGTACCTACGTGAACTGCCTGAAAACTTGCTTACCAAAGAGCTAATGCCCCGCTTTGAAGATGCTTGTGGAAAGAACACAGAAGCTGAGAAAGTCCAGGAGTGCCAGAGGCTGCTTAAAGAGCTGCCGGAGTGTAACCATCTCCTCATTTCTTGGCTCATTGTGCACATGGACCACGTTATCGCAAaggaactggaaacaaaaatgaacatcCAGAATATTTCTATAGTGCTCAGCCCTACTGTCCAG ATCAGCAACCGTGTCCTGTACGTACTTTTTACACATGTTCAAGAGTTCTTTGGGAATGTCACCCTGAAACAGGTAACAAAACCTCTTCGTTGGTCAAATATGGCGACTATGCCAGCGCTTCCAGAGACACAGGAAAGCATCAAGGAAGAAATCAGGCGACAG GAGTTCCTACTGAACTGTTTACACCGAGACTTGCAGGCGGGGATAAAAGATTTATCCAAAGAAGAGAGACTCTGGGAGGTGCAAAGAATTTTAACAGCTCTTAAGAGGAAGCTAAGAGAAGCCAAGCGACAA GAGTGTGAAACAAAGATTGCGCAAGAAATTGCCAGCCTTTCCAAGGAGGATGTTtccaaagaagaaatgaatgagaaCGAAGAAGTTATAAATATTCTACTTGCACAG GAGAACGAGATTTTAACAGAGCAAGAAGAACTGCTGGCCATGGAGCAGTTTCTACGGAGACAAATAGcctcagagaaggaagaaatcgATCGCCTTCGTGCAGAGATAGCTGAAATACAAAG TCGCCAGCAGCACGGCCGGAGTGAAACAGAGGAGTATTCTTCAGAGAGTGAAAGTGAGagtgaggatgaggaggagctgcaggtcaTCCTGGAGGATTTGCAGAGGCAGAATGAGGAGCTGGAG ATAAAGAACAATCACCTGAACCAAGCAATCCATGAGGAACGAGAGGCCATCATTGAGCTGCGCGTGCAGCTCCGACTGTTGCAGCGAGCCAAGTCAgaacagcaggaggaggaggaggcggaaAAGCGAGGGGGTGCTTCGCAGCAGCAAAGGGACGGGGTCCTGGAGACAAAAGCAGCCAAAGAGCAGCCAAAAGccagcaaggagcagcaagtGAAGCCATCGCCAagcaaagacaggaaagaaactCCGATCTGA